A genomic segment from Nitrosopumilus sp. K4 encodes:
- a CDS encoding cupredoxin domain-containing protein — MGGHSNWPEWIYIGIVIALLCWVGGEAWNVERLVEHVPADAEVIKVTGQQWFWTFEHEDGTKEIGELHVEAGKAYKFEVTAKDVNHSFNIHDYVVLMDAVPGRVNTVWFAPDKAGEHDIQCREYCGLIHYNMRGKLIVEEPSS; from the coding sequence ATGGGTGGACACTCTAACTGGCCTGAATGGATCTACATTGGAATCGTAATTGCATTATTGTGCTGGGTTGGTGGAGAAGCATGGAACGTTGAAAGACTAGTTGAGCACGTTCCTGCTGATGCTGAGGTTATCAAAGTAACTGGACAACAATGGTTCTGGACTTTTGAACATGAGGATGGAACTAAAGAAATTGGTGAGTTACATGTAGAAGCTGGAAAAGCATACAAGTTTGAGGTAACTGCCAAAGACGTCAATCACTCTTTTAATATTCATGATTATGTTGTTTTAATGGATGCAGTTCCAGGCAGAGTTAACACAGTTTGGTTTGCACCTGACAAAGCAGGCGAACATGATATCCAATGCAGAGAATATTGTGGTTTGATTCACTATAACATGAGAGGAAAACTAATTGTGGAGGAGCCATCATCTTGA
- a CDS encoding histidine phosphatase family protein: MGSIIFLRHGQAKNNTERILAGRTPGIPLTDKGVDQAQKAAEFLEHMNISAIYSSPIERAKNTAEIVGKHNSVDVRIDERLIELDMGKFTGMPYDEIFSSHGNVFMKFYNGELEIAHNGVETFDQVKKRVLGIVDDVLENHPDENVVLVTHMDPIKAMLATIVDLSPKNLYELIIANASLNIFREYQRMFSVSGLNVMHPSRFDQDW; the protein is encoded by the coding sequence TTGGGATCAATAATATTTCTTAGACATGGACAGGCAAAAAATAATACTGAAAGAATTCTTGCAGGTAGAACCCCTGGAATCCCTTTGACAGACAAAGGAGTAGATCAGGCCCAAAAGGCAGCTGAATTTTTAGAACACATGAACATTTCGGCAATTTATTCAAGTCCTATTGAAAGAGCAAAAAACACTGCAGAAATAGTTGGAAAACATAATTCAGTTGATGTTAGAATTGACGAGCGATTAATTGAGTTGGACATGGGAAAATTTACTGGAATGCCTTATGATGAAATTTTTTCAAGTCATGGAAACGTGTTCATGAAATTCTATAACGGTGAACTAGAAATTGCACATAATGGCGTAGAAACTTTTGATCAGGTCAAAAAACGTGTATTGGGAATTGTAGATGATGTTCTAGAAAATCATCCTGATGAAAATGTGGTCCTTGTAACCCATATGGATCCTATCAAGGCAATGCTTGCAACAATAGTTGATCTGTCTCCAAAGAATCTATATGAGCTGATTATAGCAAATGCATCTTTGAATATATTTAGAGAATACCAACGTATGTTCTCAGTATCTGGACTTAACGTAATGCATCCATCCAGATTCGATCAGGATTGGTAG
- a CDS encoding heme transporter CcmC, which yields MKSMVGLFLVFAILVIIPVADYALAAGDEPGEYVDRRVLIWNLFFRMMTVAFTVGAVVSGTMIWLVWRFRESHPKATPTPYEKEGVW from the coding sequence ATGAAGAGTATGGTCGGTCTGTTCTTAGTATTTGCAATTTTAGTAATCATTCCAGTAGCTGATTATGCTTTAGCTGCAGGTGATGAACCAGGCGAATATGTAGATCGACGTGTTTTGATTTGGAATTTATTCTTTAGAATGATGACTGTTGCATTTACTGTTGGTGCAGTAGTTTCTGGTACCATGATTTGGTTGGTTTGGAGATTCAGAGAATCGCATCCAAAAGCTACTCCAACACCATATGAAAAGGAAGGAGTATGGTAG
- the npdG gene encoding NADPH-dependent F420 reductase, whose protein sequence is MKVGIIGGTGGMGKGFALRWSLNHDVIVGSRDAARASSSATEYTNLAKEAFGEIKGSITGNDNISVAKESDVLVLSIPYENIDTVCSEILPQTKDSCVVISPIVPMTKTDVGFEFIPIKENKPFSYQLVSKYVKDKSKLVSAFHVISEKKLVNPTLELDYDIFVCGDDKESVGVVNSLINEIKGLRPIYLGPGELSYMAEIATPLLLNAMIRNKIKNPGIKII, encoded by the coding sequence ATGAAAGTAGGAATTATTGGTGGAACAGGAGGAATGGGGAAAGGTTTTGCTCTTAGATGGTCTCTTAATCACGATGTCATTGTAGGTTCCAGAGATGCTGCAAGAGCATCATCATCAGCAACGGAATACACAAATCTTGCAAAAGAAGCATTTGGAGAAATTAAAGGAAGCATTACTGGGAATGATAACATTTCTGTCGCAAAAGAAAGTGACGTTTTGGTTTTGTCAATCCCATATGAAAATATCGATACAGTATGTTCAGAGATATTGCCTCAAACAAAAGATAGTTGTGTTGTAATATCACCAATAGTTCCAATGACCAAGACAGATGTTGGTTTTGAATTTATTCCAATTAAAGAGAATAAACCATTTTCATATCAGTTAGTATCAAAGTATGTCAAGGACAAATCAAAATTAGTTTCAGCGTTTCATGTGATTTCTGAAAAGAAACTTGTTAACCCAACACTAGAATTGGATTATGACATCTTTGTATGTGGCGATGATAAAGAATCAGTAGGTGTGGTGAATAGCTTGATTAATGAAATAAAGGGACTAAGACCAATTTACTTGGGGCCCGGAGAGTTATCATACATGGCTGAAATTGCAACACCACTCTTGCTAAATGCAATGATTAGAAACAAGATAAAAAATCCAGGAATCAAAATTATCTAA
- a CDS encoding aminotransferase class I/II-fold pyridoxal phosphate-dependent enzyme: MKVSKKVAGVEYAIRDIVLTARKVQQKGMKVDYLNIGDPVQFGFQPPDNVKQALIDAINRGENYYSTSEGLAELRNEIAKKENVKGLSIDSDDILVTNGVSEGLDMVISSIVEEGDEVLLPGPYYPPYASYVRLHGGLPVEFAVDLENSTPDIEDIRKKITSKTVAICLISPNNPTGVVFNENSLRELVNIANESNLYIICDEIYDQIIFDEKFTGIGKVAGDSPVIVLNGFSKVHLMSGWRIGYIAFNQSSKLDDLRENLPKLARVRIATNLPVQHAALESLRGSQDYISKFVSEIKQRRDLVIKRLNEIPGLSCPNPKGSFYAFPKIEDNRFGTDKEFVTKLLESKGVLTVHGSGFGEKYGSGHFRLVYLPSLETLDSAMTKIEEFVSQ, encoded by the coding sequence ATGAAAGTGTCAAAAAAAGTTGCAGGTGTTGAATATGCAATTAGAGACATTGTTCTAACTGCAAGAAAAGTTCAACAAAAAGGAATGAAGGTTGACTATCTTAACATTGGTGATCCTGTGCAATTTGGATTTCAACCACCTGATAATGTAAAACAAGCTTTGATCGATGCAATCAACAGGGGCGAAAACTATTATTCTACATCAGAAGGACTGGCTGAATTACGTAATGAAATTGCAAAAAAGGAAAATGTGAAGGGACTATCAATTGACTCTGATGATATCTTAGTTACAAATGGTGTTTCTGAAGGACTTGATATGGTAATTTCTTCAATTGTTGAAGAAGGAGATGAGGTTCTGTTACCGGGTCCTTACTATCCGCCATATGCTTCTTATGTAAGACTGCATGGAGGACTGCCTGTTGAATTTGCAGTGGACTTGGAAAATTCAACTCCTGATATTGAAGACATACGAAAAAAGATTACTTCAAAAACTGTTGCAATTTGTTTAATCAGCCCAAACAATCCTACTGGGGTTGTATTTAATGAGAATTCACTTAGGGAACTTGTAAACATTGCAAATGAGAGCAACCTCTACATTATTTGTGATGAAATCTACGATCAAATTATCTTTGATGAAAAATTTACAGGAATTGGCAAAGTTGCTGGTGATTCTCCAGTAATTGTCCTAAATGGTTTTTCTAAAGTTCATTTAATGTCTGGATGGAGAATTGGATACATTGCATTTAATCAATCTTCTAAACTAGATGATTTACGAGAAAACCTTCCTAAACTTGCTCGGGTTAGAATTGCTACTAACCTGCCAGTACAACATGCTGCACTTGAATCATTACGTGGATCTCAAGATTACATCTCAAAATTTGTTTCTGAAATAAAACAACGTAGAGACTTGGTCATCAAAAGACTAAACGAAATACCTGGACTTTCTTGTCCAAACCCAAAGGGATCTTTTTACGCATTTCCAAAAATTGAAGACAATCGATTTGGAACTGACAAAGAATTTGTTACAAAACTCTTGGAATCGAAAGGAGTTCTAACTGTTCATGGTTCTGGATTTGGTGAAAAATATGGTAGTGGACATTTTAGACTAGTTTATCTTCCAAGTTTGGAAACACTTGATTCAGCAATGACTAAGATTGAAGAGTTCGTAAGTCAATAA
- a CDS encoding pyridoxamine 5'-phosphate oxidase family protein, which yields MNSRDKFLREQKVLRLATIGKNKTPHIVPVWYMYSSKKIYIGTNTKTQKAKNVQKNKRVSFCIDVGVNAPNIYGVMGQGNASLILENSKVKRIGKKILLRYFDTIENKSAKELLDDTDCIIEIIPEKWSIWNY from the coding sequence ATGAACAGCCGAGATAAATTTCTCAGAGAACAAAAAGTTTTACGGCTTGCAACCATAGGCAAGAACAAGACTCCTCATATTGTTCCTGTTTGGTACATGTATAGCTCAAAAAAAATCTACATAGGAACAAACACAAAAACTCAAAAAGCAAAAAATGTACAAAAGAATAAACGGGTTAGTTTTTGCATAGATGTCGGAGTCAATGCACCAAATATCTATGGTGTAATGGGACAAGGAAATGCAAGTTTGATTTTAGAGAACTCCAAAGTAAAAAGAATTGGAAAAAAAATTCTTCTCAGATATTTTGATACCATAGAAAATAAATCAGCAAAAGAATTACTTGATGATACTGACTGTATTATTGAGATAATTCCTGAAAAATGGTCTATTTGGAATTATTGA